One Acidiferrobacteraceae bacterium DNA segment encodes these proteins:
- a CDS encoding LysR family transcriptional regulator, giving the protein MDAPVAKNLLRHVSLRQLQIFDAISRQGSFTRAAEELFLTQPTVSMQIKKLEDGIGLPLFEQIGKQVHLTDAGKVLREHTRQILDSFANLEMEMADLQGLKTGILRLAVVTTAKYFAPRALGRFCERYPGVDVELKVTNRERLLER; this is encoded by the coding sequence ATGGATGCACCCGTTGCGAAAAACCTGCTGCGCCACGTGAGCCTGCGGCAATTGCAGATTTTTGATGCCATCAGCCGCCAGGGCAGCTTTACCCGCGCGGCGGAGGAGCTGTTTCTGACCCAGCCAACGGTGTCCATGCAGATCAAGAAGCTTGAGGACGGAATCGGCTTGCCGTTGTTCGAGCAGATCGGAAAACAGGTGCACCTCACCGATGCCGGCAAGGTGCTGCGGGAACACACCCGCCAGATCCTCGATTCCTTCGCCAACCTGGAAATGGAGATGGCCGACCTGCAGGGTCTGAAGACCGGCATTCTTCGCCTGGCCGTGGTGACGACGGCCAAGTATTTCGCGCCGCGGGCGCTGGGGAGATTCTGCGAGCGCTATCCCGGCGTCGACGTGGAACTGAAGGTAACGAACCGCGAGCGCCTGCTCGAACGC